In one Streptomyces sp. NBC_00597 genomic region, the following are encoded:
- a CDS encoding alpha/beta fold hydrolase yields MAAPVLTNHYVDHKSTIPANAGDLVKLHVRERNGTHTGQPRRPVLMLHGRSVPAMAGFDLQYKKYSWAEELAKAGFDVFVMELQGSGLSTRPKMDDWKNVSPTVAQRQLLVPHPNATTDVTPPVYAAQLNNSQSDWDEVDRVVDFVLHETGASKVDLIGWSAASQQFGPYAIQHPGKVRSLFLLAPIFPPFGRASAPGTAFGAPVTLPVSKPEAAFGYPMTVGTKAGVDAAWQKDLKCPGQRESTMVDEVWKAIMDVDPIGATWGSAVGGPGGPAQGLNRIRNSYWWGWNSTTVPLNGTLGGTVPVCIVYGENDSIVNTSPDLGLLYFSVPELYKAIKGPNKLMLRIACAGHQAPWERVANDLHTMSEHWLKLGKVEGAETGSYYRDEDGALTPLE; encoded by the coding sequence ATGGCGGCACCTGTTCTCACGAACCACTACGTCGACCACAAATCGACCATCCCGGCGAACGCCGGCGATCTCGTCAAGCTCCACGTGCGGGAGCGCAACGGCACGCACACGGGCCAGCCGCGCAGGCCGGTCCTGATGCTGCACGGCAGGAGCGTGCCCGCCATGGCGGGCTTCGACCTGCAGTACAAGAAGTACAGCTGGGCCGAGGAACTGGCGAAGGCGGGCTTCGACGTCTTCGTGATGGAACTCCAGGGCTCCGGGCTGTCGACCCGCCCGAAGATGGACGACTGGAAGAACGTCAGCCCCACGGTCGCGCAGCGGCAGCTCCTCGTGCCCCACCCGAACGCGACCACGGACGTGACACCGCCGGTGTACGCCGCCCAGCTGAACAACTCCCAGAGCGACTGGGACGAGGTCGACAGGGTGGTCGACTTCGTCCTGCACGAGACCGGCGCCTCCAAGGTCGACCTCATCGGCTGGTCGGCGGCCTCCCAGCAGTTCGGGCCCTACGCCATCCAGCACCCCGGCAAGGTGCGCAGTCTCTTCCTCCTGGCTCCGATCTTCCCGCCGTTCGGCAGGGCGAGCGCGCCCGGGACCGCCTTCGGGGCGCCGGTGACGCTGCCCGTGTCCAAGCCGGAGGCGGCCTTCGGCTACCCGATGACCGTCGGCACGAAGGCCGGCGTCGACGCAGCGTGGCAAAAGGACCTGAAGTGTCCCGGGCAGCGTGAGTCCACCATGGTCGACGAGGTGTGGAAGGCGATCATGGACGTCGACCCGATCGGTGCGACCTGGGGGTCCGCGGTGGGTGGTCCCGGCGGGCCCGCGCAAGGGCTCAACCGCATCCGGAATTCGTACTGGTGGGGATGGAACTCCACCACCGTGCCGCTCAACGGGACGCTCGGCGGGACGGTGCCCGTGTGCATCGTGTACGGGGAGAACGACTCGATCGTGAACACTTCGCCGGACCTGGGCCTGCTGTACTTCTCGGTACCGGAGCTGTACAAGGCCATCAAGGGCCCGAACAAGCTGATGTTGCGCATCGCCTGCGCGGGGCACCAGGCGCCCTGGGAGCGCGTGGCGAACGACCTGCACACCATGTCCGAGCACTGGCTCAAGCTCGGCAAGGTCGAAGGCGCGGAGACCGGGAGCTACTACAGGGACGAGGACGGGGCCCTCACTCCCCTGGAGTGA